A window of Leishmania donovani BPK282A1 complete genome, chromosome 35 genomic DNA:
GTTTCAGCACTTCCAGCAGGTAGACATCAATATGCGTTCATCTTAATGGGGAAAATCGACGATACAGGTGGAACGAAAAAGTAGCTTTGAGGGCCACCTCACAGCAGCTGTCGATAACTCTGTGCAGAAAACAGCATGCTTTGCAGCAAGTTTGCTCTGTTATGCCCATCCCTCACCACCTGCCGTTTCAAAGGAAGCTGGTAGCAATAAAGACTCAAACACAACAAAAAGCCTAGCGGAAAAGTCGTCGACACAGAAATGACCGCGTCGTGGCCATAAGGCGAGAGAAGGATGTTTCAATCACACAAAGTCCATGCTGCCGACTcccacagcagccgcgagcTCAGAAACCTCTAGCGGTCTGAGCAACACCCATGAGAAAGCTCATTCGTCATGAAGCTCGCATCCGTTCACGCACAGCTGACTTATTGTAAGCAGAGCGAACAGCTTATACGACCTCAGCAGTAAGAGGAGTAGGTGCGCATGCCCCGATGCCAGCGCTCCACAACGgcaaggaagagaagcggctGCCTCCGACGTAGACGATCGGCGATTCGGCAAGTACGGCACCGTACAGAATTTCCTTGGCATGGCTCGTAAGCACAAGAATAGATTTGCGACGGTGAAACGCATAGGGGAGAGCTGCAGAAGTATCAACAGTGGCCTTCACGCTTTGGCCTTCGGAGGACCTTCGAAATCTCGACGATGGCTCCGCCGCTGGTATATATCGAAGGACACAAGCGTTCTTTTCGATTGCGACTGTTCGGAGAGCGGTGTAAAACTGCAGCTCATGTGCACTGTTTTCTACTGGCAAGCTTGCTTACATGAAACGAGCACCACAGCTCTCAAGATATGCGCTGATGTCGACAAAAGAGCTCCTTTTCATGAGCTCATCATCACCTGAGGAATCCGATCGGGTGCACAATGGAGCATATGGGGCCTGTAATATCAATACCTGGCATTCCTTGAGTGATAATGTGCCGTATCATGTAAAGATTTTGCGGTGCACCGAAGCTCATGTGATCTTGCACAGAGGCGGCAAAGTCGCATATTGCACTTGCAACTGTGTCCCGCAGTCGGTGCTTTTCACCCAGTTAGAAAGGCAGAATGCAAAGCGATGTACTCCGAATACTTGGCACGTCTTCGGCGCTCTCTGACAGAATTACAAAAAGCGCGCCGAATTGCCCGCTGATCCAGTCCCCCTCTTCGAGAAATACAGCTGCTAGGATAACATCAGGCGAAACGTTCCGCTTGCGCAAGACGATGAGAAAAGCTTCTGAGAGGTCTGCTGAATCATTGCGGCACCTTCCCTGAGAGCACATGACGAATGCGCAAGCGGATATTCCAAACACGTCTTCGCAGCTGCCAAGCCTCAGCGAGTCAACGCGAACCATCGCTGAGTGATTTCTCTGGTAGTTTGCTCTTGCAATAGACGCAATCTGAGCCAGACGGCGTTCCCGAAGAAACAAAAGCGATCTTTAGCCCTTTCACACCTAGGGCGGTAAACAACAGCACACTCATGGCAAGCGCCACTAATCACGCGATTTGTGAGGCCATTGGCAGTCTACGCTATTCGTAAGTAGTCTCatggagacggcggagccgacggggagaaaaaaaggaggctGATGCCGGTAAGGTTGGCCAGGAGCAGCTTAGCGCACCGGTGGCGAGCGAATAGGGAAAAGGACCGCTCTTCAACGCGCCAAGATACCTTTTCTCTTCTGGAACGAGGAGGTGACAAAGTGGCTAACACCTGGTGAAGAGGCTCTGGCTTACCGCTACGAGTTCTCCCGTGTTCGCTAATCTCGCGCATGCGATGCAAAACTCTTCTACCTCCCGGAACTTCCTACGGAATCGGCTTCTTTGTAGTCTTCCCGTCAAACTGACCCATAGGGCCGAAAAAAGGTCTTCTGCCGCTTCCGACCTGCGCTGCAGCTACGAGAATCTCCATGACGCTCAGCTTCACCGATTAAAAGAGGGGTAGGGATAGGTTTCCGGCCGACCCCCCTTCCTCTGTTGCACCGTGAGTTATCAAGATTCCGCACCTCACGTGCAACAAAGAGAGAGTGAGCTTCTTCTGGTATGGCGGGAGCAACCGAAAGGAGGGCACAGATTAGCGGAAAGAGGATCAACTGACCTtctacacgcgcacatccaCAAGATTCAGAATCACGGTACCAACATCAATCGCATTTTCGACGCTTGTATCTCTGTATATCTGCGTCTTGCCTTGCCAGCACTTTGTCTTTCACGCGGTGAAAGTGCTGGTCTTAGATCAAGCAGACTTCATCCCGGAAAATAGTGGTATTCACAAGCACATGTACGCATGAGCCTATAGGAGAAGCGAGCTCACGCTTGTGACACAGAAACAGACGAACTCATGCAGAAAGCACATGCGAGAATCATGGACCTGCTTTTCTCAGCTATTTCATGAAAAAAGGAACCACAGTTTTGCGAAGTGCAGCCACTTTGAAAAGCATATCGGGAACTGCTTGGAGGAAGAAATGGCAGCGATGAAGGGGCCAAGGGAGGATCATTTCCTCGGCGCTCACATTGCTTTTGCGTAGATCAACTTTAGGATAGAAAGCATCTTCGGCTTGGATAAGCGCTGAGAACGCCCTTCAACAGAAAGCCATTGTTGTCCGCATTCGCTTAGCATTATGGTCCCTTCAGCTGGCTGTCACCTCTACTGAAATTGTTCGGGCCTTAAACTCTCTATGCCTCCTCAACTTGACTGCCGACCAGTGACGTATGACTGCATGCTTTCCCTCACGCTGTCTCATGCCTATCTTTTCCTTGGTACTCCTTAACAGTACCAGCTGCACAAATACttgaaaaggaaaggaaatCTTCTATCTTACAAAATGCTGCGAACAAGGCTATCTCTAGCGCCGATGCTGTCGAAGGCGACTCGACTACAACTAGGGAACATCAAGACTGAATATGGCACAGTGTCAACAGCTGCTGGCTCAGTCGAAAAATGGGGTTTTCTTTTCGGCGGCAACATGTACCCTATCGTTAGCATAAGTTTTAGCATTTTCATGGTGTGTGCCACCGTTGTGGTAGTCGCCACGTACCAACAGTACCGCGATATGGCGATAGTGACCGAGCACATTTCGTACGAAGATGTCAAGGACCGCTGCCTTACTCCAATGCCCGGGTGGGCTCGTCTCCGCTCTTTCAGTATGGCAACTCCGCAAGGCCCTGCAACGTTCCGCGATCCGACTCCCTTAGACTGGCTTCCGTTCGAGCTCAAGCTGGGATACGTCAAGCAGTCCTCTTATTAGCGACGACAGAGAGGAAACAGTATTTTTTTTCCTCGGGGCAAGTGCATTGGCATTTTCCCCGCTATTCTGATGTTTCACTGGCTCGCTGCGTGATTCATGCTGGCGTCTTCATTTCTGTCTCACCTTTTTTCTTGCTTGCCCTAGGATTCTTTCGCTTGTATATTTATTTTTGAGTGTTACGGTCGTCGAGTAGCTTGccgcttttttctttcctgcAAAGTTGTAGCACTAGCCACAAGAATGTGTGCCGTTGAGAAGGAAAATGCTTGTACTCTCATAGAAGAAGGTAAGAAGCAAAGTATTCTAAGTCGCTGTATTttgtgcgtttttttttctccaAGCTTGACTCAGTGCTTCGGAATTCAGTCCCCGAATTACATGAAAAAAGTAGCACAAATCCCGAGCGCCAGCGTACAAAATCTTGCCGTGGTATCTGAAAAAAACTGTAGAGCAACTGCTCCGCGTATAGAAGTGGACCTTCAATACCCGTGCTGCCGAGCGTcctttctctgtttctcccGTAGCTTTCCCTGCGCGTGGTGGGAGAAGAAATGCATTTATGTAACTGGCTTGATACTCATTCTCAGTTGAAGAATAACCTCCCTTCTCGTCCCCCTGGCTTTACTTTTTGTTGTTCGGCTACACTTCAGAAGTTTCTTTTCATGCACTTGAAGGAGAACCACAGACACCTTGGTCAGACATTCTCTACAAAATGATTCCGCCGCCTGTTTTCAGCAAGCCCCCGGAGCTGCAGTTCCGCGCGGGAAAAATGAAGTATGCAGGCGGAATGGTAACAGCCGACAAGCGAAAGGGCTACCTTTCGTTTTTCTCCAGTGCGAACACCGTTGAGATGATATGGGCATCGGAGTCTGAGAAATCGGCACCCATGGTGTTGCCTCGCGGAAAAACCACCGTTAGCTTTGTGACCCAGTGCAAGACAGGTCGTGTCCTTTTGTTCGAGGTAAAGGAGAAGGACGAGAAAAAGCAGTACTTCTTCTGGCTGCAGGACAAATCGGAGCAGAAGGACAGTGCTTATTTAGCAAGCCTTGAGAGCATGCTCGCAGAGCGAACGGCCAACAATCGACCGAAGACAACCGTCAACCTTGAAGATTTCAAAAAGATTTTGGCGTCAGTCTCCAAGTCGAAAAAGGATGTAAAGCTGACTGATGTTTTGTCTTCCTCTATTGTCACTGAGGAGCTGAGCAGCGACCCTGCTTATTACAAGGCGAAACTTATGGACTACTTGCCGAGAGACGGTGGAGAGCTGGATGACATTCTCTCTCAAGTGAAAAACCCGCAGGTTTCGCAAGCGACGGCGCTTCTGGAGGTTGCGCTGCAAGACCCTGCAACCTACAAGCAGCTCTGCACCTTATTCGGTGTTCCAGATACCGACCCCAACGGAGGCGTTTTGGCGTTTCTCAATGGAATCAttgcggcggcgaagaagcCCTAAGCGCGCTTTTTTTATAGGACGCATGCGCTCAGTGCATTTTGTGCTGTCGAATTCTCGGCTTGCTGTGGTATTGTactggaaaaaaaaaaacaaagctCCGCAAAGGAAATATATTGCTATTGGACGGGTTCTCGAGGGCTAAAGATTCTTTTGGGTCTTGCGGATGGGGGTCGGCGACGCTTTAAAGCCATCTGCACCACCTATACTAGAACTGAAGTGCATGGTCGCGATGTTGAAGACGGTAAGCATTTACTGCGGGTTCGCTTTGTACTGAAATCTTCAGTTCCACCAAAACAACTAAAAAAagcgtatatatatatatatatataaacgCACCAATATGCTCAGCATCTTTCTCATttcttttcccccttttAAGCTCCCTTCATTTTGCGCTGCTCTTGTGTATTCCTTTTCCTGCGGTATGCTTGACGTTTAGACTAAAGAACAGCACAAGCCAGTAATGATGAGAAAAAGCGCACGCCTGTGGCAGGGAATTCAGCCCGAGCTTCATCGCTATTCTCACGCCACATTTCATGAAGGAACGCATAGGCAGGCCCCTGGCGATTCTACACCGTGGCGTGATGTCTCTTCACCAGTCAACAGGTTCCGCGCGTGGTggttggcgccggcggccaaAGGAAGTGTTATCGCTGCCTGGTGCTTGACATGTGTTATCGGCGCATATTGCTTTAGCATTCAGCAAGATGCAAAGGGGACTTACCTTCTGAATAATGTTCTGCTTCGCAATCTGCATGAAGAGTCACAGAGAGCTAACGCCAACGAAGGGCGCGCGGGTGAGCTACAagaggcgatgcggcagtATCTTTCGGAGGAAAAGAGCCGCAAGCGAAGCGCCGCCAAGCTGGAGGAGTACGTGGCGTCTAGTGAAAAGATGAAAGCCGGGATTGTGAATTACGAGTTAGAACTGGTacgagagcgagggagagccGATGCCGCACACGAGCGCAATCAGCAGTTACTGAGGGAGCTGATGTCTGTGCGAAGGGAAATGGCGCAGGTTCAGAAGGACAACGCCACTTTGGTCATGGAGGTAGAGAAATTGCAGCGGCTACTGAAGCGTTTCGGTCAGCTATGAGTAGAGATTGAAGTGAAAAATTGATTAGTGACACTATCTTACATCCTACGCCACTTCGGCGGattcgctgctgccgaaaaaaaaacacggaAAAATGTTAGGGTACTTCCAGCAACGTACTGCTTTCCGAACTTTGGAGGCTGCaaaacgaacaaaaaagacGAAATGGGCGTCAAATTCTTAATTTTACACGCTGATGGTGTGCTGCAATAAATCGCAGTTTTTCCCTTTCAACCGCAACCGCTTATTGGCTAAACCCTTTGATCGAAGCTGCAATTCAACCCTAGCCATCTTGCTATTATTTTTGATCCCCCACTCTCTTTCAATATTGCTACTCTGCTTCTGTTATTTCCTTAGGAGAAACTGGAAAAGCTCACCATTTGAAACACAAAGGAGGCAAAAGGAAAATCAGTGTTCTTGCATTGAAGGAGGCGATGAGGGAGCCCAAGGATGAGATAAGGAAGTTTGCGCAGGCGTACAAGTACAACTTGAAGCCGTTGGCGGTCAGCCGCTTTGCCAGCTTCCTGAAAAAGTATGACACTGGTGAGGAGTACCGTCGCGATCTTCTGCGCGACTTGTTCAGCTTGATTGGGGAACAATGCTGTGACAATCGACTCGTTGATGAATTGAAGGCAGAAGCGGTCATCAGCTTGCAAGAAGCAAAGATAAAAGGATGCCTAGGCACCGACGGGTCATCTTCCGTGCAAGTCGTCTCCCTGGGTGCTGTTCCCAAAGTCTTTGTCGACGAGGTAAGTAACGAACTGAGGGTGAGTAGTTCCTCGGTTGCATTAAACCGTCTTCAGTGCCTCAATCAACGCTATGCACTCGCACGTCGGCGTTGCTTGCGATGTGGCCTCTACCACAAATCAGTGGATCAGCATGCGCAACATGACGGCTCCCTGGCTCTTTTGCCCATCTCCGCGCTTGAGGGGCTCGATCCAGGCCTCCAAGTCGCTGTGCTTGGGCTCTTGGTCGTGCAGGATGACGAAGTATTCTTGGAGGATTTAAGGGGACAGATTAAACTGAAATTCAGCGAGCAGTCGCGGGTCACGCCGCACGGCTTTGTGGGAAATGGGTTCCTGACTGTGGTGAGCGGATTCTGGGTGAACGGCACTCTCCAGGTCACTCGAGTGGACCTCCCGCCGGCAGAGCGGCGGGAGGTGACGTTGCGGGATGCCGGCTCTAGCATGGACCTATTCGGGTTGGCCCCGCCCAACCCCATGGAGGCTTTgcgagaggagaagaagcgggTGCAGAGCGTGATCATCGTCatggcgcacgtgcacctcGACAAGGCGGGCACCATGAGCAAGCTGGCTCGCTTTTTTGAGCGCATGCAGGGCTTAAGTGAGTcagagctgcgcgacgtcaCTTTTGTCTTCACCGGAGACTTTTCGTCCTTCCCGCTTCACTTTGGCGACGCGTCTCACTTGCCTGATATCTTCGACAACTCGGACCGCTTTCAGATCCTCTTAGACGGACTAGgtcgctgcatcgccgccaaTGCTCCCactgcagcacagcacagtCATTTTGTGCTTATCCCGGGCCCCAGCGACATGACTGCCTTGCAGGGCTTTCAGCCGCAAACGCCCATTGCCACACAATTTGCCAAGGGTGTGGAGAGTCGAACAAAGAAGCTCACTCTTGCTCCGAATCCGTGCCGGTTGCGCtttcacacacacgaggTTATCATCGCTCGCCGTGATTTCCTGCGCGATCTCCAGCGCGGCGAGTTGCTCTATCCGTGGGACCGCTATCGCACCACGGAGCGTACCGACGCGGCACTGGATCAGGGCGCTTCTAGTGGGGCTGGGGCATCCACCACAACGTCGTTTGAACGCGTTACCAAGACACTGCTAGACGAGGCACACCTGTCACCCAGCATTGATGAGGCGGTTTTGTGGAGAGCAGACGACGCCTTGCGCATcccggtgctgccgcacacGATGCTGCTGTGCGACTCAACAGAGCAATGGGAGTGCCATTACAAAGGCGTTCATGTCGTGAACCCCGGCTCCTTTGCCGTCAACGGCACATTCCTTTGGTACACCCCAGCAGACGGGCAGTGCAGCCTCAATAGACTGGAGTAAGGAGTTGTCTTGCTGACGCAACCGCTACTCACACGTCACTGGCTGTCGCGTAGCACGCGCACTTACGCTTGCGGCTGTGTATTGCTTCGAACGCTTCCGTGAAAGCGGGAGGGTTTCACGACCGAAGAGCCCATTTTTTACTAGAGGCTCGctatttcttttttttttccgcgcACTTTCCTGTTACCTGGTGTGCATCGACTCATAGAAGTTCGTGTTCATAGATGCGAAGGACGCGCGCGTAGTTGCTCAGTCAAAATGAAGCgcattctttttttttcgtgtgctcGCTTGACCAAGTCAAGCGAACTCTGCTTCATGACCGCCAGTCCTTGCTGCTTTTATTTATTTCTGGAAGAGGCCGCTCTCACGACGAGAGGGGGGCACCTCACCGTTGCACCTCAGGGTCCAGCACATCCactatgtgtgtgtgtgtgtggaggccaagcagcaccccctatccctgccaatgccgagccacttgCGGTGGTGACGCGGGGCCAGGCACCCGCGACGTGGTGGTGCCAGAGCGCTTCATCGCTGCTCATGCCGGCAGCCATGtcgtggacggcgttgcgtcggagcggcctgcgacagcgagcacgcgtgtgccatccatgtggtgggcagcgtgtcagcgcgactcgaaCGTGCCccgcccggccctcgcactgcctactggtggtGGGCAACCTGCGTGCCACCGcgagggatgcaccagggATGGCGACTGGCATGGTGTGagccgctgtgaggcgacatgcgaggcggcggatcGGTAGGTctcgaggcggtgctgagccgacggagtcggtgcactgctgcactggcgcgtgtctacggctgctttgCACCACGAGATGGGTCTGTGACTGGCCGGGGGCAGCAGAGTGGCGCTGggctcctgctgcgcggcagagaATGGACACACACGTcagaacgaaaaaaaaaatgataCGAAAATTAGGATACCGCAAAAGCGGATCACACCCAATGGAGGCTGACCGACACGCGATGCCATAAGTTGGCAGACGGAAACTGTCCGATAGGACGAACGGTCGGCAGATAAACCCATGGAATAGTCGTGCATTTTCGTGCTACGCTCTCCAACTGAAGAACCAAAAGCGTT
This region includes:
- a CDS encoding DNA polymerase epsilon subunit b, putative, encoding MREPKDEIRKFAQAYKYNLKPLAVSRFASFLKKYDTGEEYRRDLLRDLFSLIGEQCCDNRLVDELKAEAVISLQEAKIKGCLGTDGSSSVQVVSLGAVPKVFVDEVSNELRVSSSSVALNRLQCLNQRYALARRRCLRCGLYHKSVDQHAQHDGSLALLPISALEGLDPGLQVAVLGLLVVQDDEVFLEDLRGQIKLKFSEQSRVTPHGFVGNGFLTVVSGFWVNGTLQVTRVDLPPAERREVTLRDAGSSMDLFGLAPPNPMEALREEKKRVQSVIIVMAHVHLDKAGTMSKLARFFERMQGLSESELRDVTFVFTGDFSSFPLHFGDASHLPDIFDNSDRFQILLDGLGRCIAANAPTAAQHSHFVLIPGPSDMTALQGFQPQTPIATQFAKGVESRTKKLTLAPNPCRLRFHTHEVIIARRDFLRDLQRGELLYPWDRYRTTERTDAALDQGASSGAGASTTTSFERVTKTLLDEAHLSPSIDEAVLWRADDALRIPVLPHTMLLCDSTEQWECHYKGVHVVNPGSFAVNGTFLWYTPADGQCSLNRLE